One Phalacrocorax carbo chromosome 12, bPhaCar2.1, whole genome shotgun sequence genomic window carries:
- the UBTD1 gene encoding ubiquitin domain-containing protein 1, producing the protein MGGCVGRQRRERPAAGNPRKRAARNEPLKKERPKWKSDYPMTDGQLRSKRDEFWDTAPAFEGRKEIWDALKAAAYAVEANDHSLAQAILDGASITLPHGSLTECYDELGNRYQLPVYCLAPPVNLILERSEEEAAEPAEPLPNTRREFALKVRLSTGKDLRLSASMGDTIGQLKKQLQAQEGIDLAWQRWFFSGKLLTDRMRLQETKIQKDFVVQVIVNQPLPPRN; encoded by the exons cccgcAATGAGCCTCTGAAGAAGGAGCGTCCCAAGTGGAAGAGTGACTACCCCATGACAGACGGGCAGCTACGCAGCAAGCGGGACGAGTTCTGGGACACGGCACCTGCCTTTGAGGGCCGCAAGGAGATCTGGGATGCCCTGAAGGCAGCTGCCTACGCTGTGGAGGCCAACGACCACAGCCTGGCCCAGGCGATCCTCGATGGAGCCAGCATCACCCTGCCCCATG GGTCCCTGACGGAGTGCTATGACGAGCTGGGCAACCGATACCAGCTTCCTGTCTACTGCTTGGCACCTCCTGTCAACCTGATTCTGGAGCGGAgtgaggaggaggcggcggagCCAGCTGAGCCCCTGCCCAACACCCGGCGGGAGTTTGCCCTCAAGGTGCGGCTCTCCACCGGCAAGGACCTGCGGCTCAGCGCCAGCATGGGCGACACCATTGGGcagctgaagaagcagctgcaggCGCAGGAGGGCATTGACCTGGCCTGGCAGCGCTGGTTCTTCTCGGGCAAGCTGCTCACCGACCGCATGCGGCTGCAAGAGACCAAGATCCAGAAAGATTTTGTTGTGCAAGTGATTGTCAACCAGCCCCTGCCGCCCAGGAACTGA